The Ostrinia nubilalis chromosome 11, ilOstNubi1.1, whole genome shotgun sequence genomic sequence TTGATTTATTTTGAGGTTATGTTACCGCTAGCAACAAGAACGCCTTTGGTAAAAGAACACAGTACAGTAATTCACTAATAAAATTGGTTTACAGACTTGCCCACTGCTACTACGTGTGTTCTGTTCCACTGGCCGCCATAATTCGCCTGGCGATTACGCCCGCGGCAATGTTCCACAAAACGAATTGCAGATTTACACATGGATGGACGCGACACTCCGAGAACTAACCGGACTGGTCAAAGAAGTTAATCCAGAGACGAGGCGTAAAGGAACCTACTTTGACTTTGCTATAGTCTACCCTGATCTGAGGTCACCAACGTACCGTATGAGAGAAATTGGTGTTACCTGCTCTGGGCAAAGAGGTGGTGATGATAACAAAACACTATCTCAAGTAAAGTTTCAAATTGGCAACTATT encodes the following:
- the LOC135076241 gene encoding histone deacetylase complex subunit SAP18, with the translated sequence MKMAGLESMVVEEVKTAEKPVDREKTCPLLLRVFCSTGRHNSPGDYARGNVPQNELQIYTWMDATLRELTGLVKEVNPETRRKGTYFDFAIVYPDLRSPTYRMREIGVTCSGQRGGDDNKTLSQVKFQIGNYLDISITPPNRMPPPMRRPQPYMNNRPY